The Pseudomonas fluorescens genome includes a window with the following:
- a CDS encoding sensor domain-containing diguanylate cyclase — protein sequence MALHQVRPRILGFISEDVSAWLVASLVLLAGMFLTGLLTWAMMNLFHQQLRQRFELQAEERFSRIEEHFQDQEQRLDSLRRFFANSEDVSNNEFRGYADVLLRRTRAFAWAPRVLRDERQSFERQAQADGATQFTIREPDGSGGLRQAAEREEYAPLRYIQSQASYGTPLGLDLLSEPLRRATVERARQRGGPVVSQPLDLMGADPVFARGVLLVAPVVRESASEPFGYVVAAISMRQLAGDGLPASSHDNLSMRVMDLSTENAEEALFESHNPPGRSDLSATRLLRLADRDYRVELRPSRVFLSSNHSSVTSMVILGGLLSLLLSALLYVLVSQRQRALKLVEQRTRELRAREQELRGTHGQLRGVLDAATQVAIIATDLRGVITTFNAGAEQMLGYPSCEVLQSMTLENLHVPRELQARAAQLGARFGKPIPACHAMLLEGGEQGGQQAREWTLVRRDGSHLTVNMLATPMLDDQGLWIGHLAICIDITERKRVHEALAARDVLLKKLSAHVPGGIYQFKMDFNGRFSVIYASDGIRDIYELEPDVLVQNAEAIFSRIHPLDSTRVRASIRASAHTLSPWREEYRVQLPLRGLRWVRGEATPEELPGGGVLWHGYISDISDLKRVEEELRALSVTDALTGIRNRRYFQERLTSEMARVERGSGGLAVIMLDIDHFKRINDQHGHAVGDRVLQAVCQRVAQRLRRTDVFCRLGGEEFVVLCPDTDSDSAYTLALELWEGLRAAPIEGVGFVTASFGIATWRAGEGADALLLRADSGVYAAKQAGRDRVEVQLG from the coding sequence ATGGCATTGCATCAGGTGCGTCCCAGGATCCTGGGCTTTATCAGCGAAGACGTGTCGGCCTGGCTGGTCGCTTCGCTGGTCCTGCTGGCCGGTATGTTCCTGACCGGGTTGCTGACTTGGGCGATGATGAATCTGTTCCACCAGCAACTGCGCCAGCGCTTCGAGCTGCAAGCCGAGGAGCGTTTCAGCCGCATTGAGGAACACTTCCAGGACCAGGAGCAACGCCTCGACAGCCTCAGGCGTTTCTTTGCCAACTCTGAAGATGTCTCCAACAACGAATTCCGTGGCTACGCTGACGTGCTATTGCGCCGTACCCGGGCGTTCGCCTGGGCGCCCAGGGTGCTGCGCGACGAACGGCAATCGTTCGAACGACAAGCGCAAGCCGACGGGGCCACTCAATTCACGATCCGCGAGCCGGACGGTAGCGGTGGCCTGCGACAGGCCGCCGAACGGGAGGAATACGCACCGCTGCGCTACATCCAGAGCCAGGCTTCCTACGGGACACCGCTGGGCCTGGACCTGCTTTCCGAACCCTTGCGCCGTGCCACCGTTGAGCGGGCCCGCCAACGAGGCGGGCCGGTGGTTTCGCAGCCATTGGACCTGATGGGCGCCGACCCGGTATTTGCCCGGGGGGTACTGTTGGTCGCGCCGGTCGTCCGGGAGTCGGCCAGCGAACCGTTCGGGTACGTGGTGGCGGCCATCAGCATGCGCCAACTGGCGGGTGACGGGCTGCCAGCGTCCAGTCACGACAATCTGTCGATGCGTGTCATGGACCTGTCTACCGAAAACGCGGAGGAGGCGCTGTTCGAATCCCACAACCCGCCGGGCCGTAGCGATTTGTCGGCGACTCGCCTGTTGCGCCTGGCCGATCGCGACTACCGGGTGGAGTTGCGACCCAGCCGGGTGTTCCTGTCTAGCAATCATTCTTCGGTCACCAGCATGGTGATACTTGGTGGCTTGCTCAGCCTGCTGCTCAGCGCCTTGCTCTATGTACTGGTCAGCCAGCGGCAGCGGGCCTTGAAACTGGTAGAGCAACGCACCCGTGAACTGCGCGCCCGGGAGCAGGAGCTGCGCGGTACCCATGGGCAGTTGCGTGGTGTGCTGGATGCCGCGACTCAGGTCGCGATCATCGCCACGGACCTGCGCGGCGTCATCACCACCTTCAACGCCGGTGCCGAGCAGATGCTCGGCTACCCGAGCTGCGAGGTCCTGCAGAGCATGACCCTGGAAAACCTGCATGTACCGCGCGAACTCCAGGCCCGCGCCGCCCAACTCGGCGCGCGCTTTGGCAAGCCGATTCCGGCGTGCCACGCGATGTTGCTCGAGGGCGGCGAACAGGGCGGGCAACAGGCGCGGGAGTGGACCCTGGTGCGCCGCGATGGCAGCCACCTGACCGTGAACATGCTCGCCACACCGATGCTCGATGACCAGGGGTTGTGGATCGGGCACCTGGCGATCTGCATCGACATCACCGAACGCAAGCGCGTCCACGAAGCGTTGGCTGCCCGTGATGTGTTGCTGAAAAAGCTCAGTGCCCACGTGCCTGGGGGGATCTACCAGTTCAAAATGGATTTCAACGGTCGCTTCAGCGTGATCTATGCCAGCGACGGCATTCGCGACATCTATGAATTGGAACCCGATGTGCTGGTGCAGAACGCCGAGGCGATTTTCTCGCGCATTCACCCGTTGGACAGCACGCGTGTCCGCGCTTCGATTCGCGCTTCGGCCCACACCTTGAGCCCGTGGCGGGAAGAGTACCGGGTGCAACTGCCCTTGCGCGGCCTGCGCTGGGTACGCGGCGAGGCCACGCCCGAGGAACTGCCCGGCGGCGGGGTGTTGTGGCACGGGTATATCTCGGATATTTCCGACCTCAAGCGCGTGGAAGAAGAGCTGCGGGCCTTGTCCGTGACCGACGCGCTGACCGGTATTCGCAATCGCCGCTATTTCCAGGAGCGCCTGACTTCGGAGATGGCTCGGGTCGAGCGCGGTTCCGGAGGACTGGCGGTCATCATGCTCGACATTGACCACTTCAAGCGCATCAACGACCAGCATGGCCACGCAGTGGGCGACCGGGTGTTGCAGGCCGTCTGCCAGCGTGTCGCCCAACGGTTGCGGCGCACCGATGTGTTCTGCCGGCTGGGGGGCGAAGAGTTCGTGGTGCTGTGCCCGGACACTGACAGCGACAGCGCCTACACCTTGGCATTGGAGCTGTGGGAAGGCTTGCGGGCGGCGCCCATCGAGGGAGTGGGGTTTGTCACCGCCAGCTTCGGTATCGCCACCTGGCGCGCCGGGGAGGGCGCCGATGCGTTGCTGCTAAGGGCTGACTCGGGCGTGTATGCGGCCAAGCAGGCCGGACGGGATCGGGTTGAGGTGCAGTTGGGTTAG
- the rlmKL gene encoding bifunctional 23S rRNA (guanine(2069)-N(7))-methyltransferase RlmK/23S rRNA (guanine(2445)-N(2))-methyltransferase RlmL translates to MSDRFELFLTCPKGLEGLLIEEAVGLGLEDAREHTSAVRGMADMETAYRLCLWSRLANRVLLVLKRFPMKDAEDLYHGVLDVDWQDHMLADGTLAVEFSGHGSGIDNTHFGALKVKDAIVDKLRTPSGERPSIDKLNPDLRIHLRLDRGEAILSLDLSGHSLHQRGYRLQQGAAPLKENLAAAILIRAGWPRIAAEGGALADPMCGVGTFLVEAGMIAADMAPNLRRQQWGFTAWLGHVPALWKKLHEEATARAAAGLAKPPLWIRGYEADPRLIQPGRNNVERAGLSEWIKIYQGEVATFEPRPDQNQKGLVICNPPYGERLGDEASLLYLYQNLGERLRQACLNWEAAVFTGAPDLGKRMGIRSHKQYSFWNGALPCKLLLIKVLPDQFVTGERRTPEQRQAEREQAAYDQAPEVPQERQYNKNGNPIKPAPAPAPVVEQARLSEGGQMFANRLQKNLKLLSKWAKREGVDCYRVYDADMPEYSMAIDLYHDWVHVQEYVAPKSIDPEKASARLFDALAAIPQALNVDKSRVVIKRRERQSGTKQYERQSAQGKFTEVNEGGVKLLVNLTDYLDTGLFLDHRPMRLRIQKEAAGKRFLNLFCYTATASVHAAKGGARSTTSVDLSKTYLDWARRNLSLNGFSDKNRLEQGDVMAWLEASRDEYDLIFIDPPTFSNSKRMEGIFDVQRDHVQLLDLAMARLAPGGVLYFSNNFRKFQLEDNLGERYAVEEITAKTIDPDFARNGKIHRAWKIMAR, encoded by the coding sequence ATGTCCGATCGTTTCGAACTCTTCCTCACTTGCCCCAAGGGCCTCGAAGGCCTGCTCATCGAGGAAGCCGTCGGGCTTGGCCTTGAAGATGCGCGCGAGCACACCTCGGCGGTGCGCGGCATGGCCGACATGGAAACGGCGTATCGCCTGTGCCTGTGGTCGCGCCTGGCCAACCGCGTGCTGCTGGTGCTCAAGCGCTTCCCGATGAAGGACGCCGAAGACCTCTATCACGGCGTGCTGGATGTTGACTGGCAAGACCACATGCTGGCCGATGGCACGCTGGCGGTGGAGTTCAGTGGCCACGGCTCGGGCATCGACAACACCCATTTCGGCGCCTTGAAAGTCAAGGACGCCATCGTCGACAAGCTGCGCACGCCGTCGGGCGAGCGACCGTCCATCGACAAGCTCAACCCCGACCTGCGCATCCACCTGCGCCTGGACCGTGGCGAAGCCATTCTCTCCCTGGATCTCTCCGGCCACAGCCTGCACCAGCGCGGTTATCGCCTGCAGCAAGGTGCCGCGCCGCTGAAGGAAAACCTCGCCGCCGCCATCCTGATCCGCGCCGGTTGGCCGCGCATTGCCGCTGAAGGCGGGGCACTGGCCGACCCAATGTGCGGTGTGGGCACGTTCCTGGTAGAAGCCGGGATGATCGCTGCCGACATGGCGCCGAACCTGCGCCGCCAGCAGTGGGGCTTCACCGCCTGGCTCGGCCACGTGCCGGCGTTGTGGAAGAAACTCCACGAAGAGGCCACTGCTCGCGCCGCCGCCGGGCTGGCCAAGCCGCCACTGTGGATTCGCGGCTACGAAGCTGATCCACGGCTGATTCAACCGGGTCGCAACAACGTCGAACGTGCCGGCCTGAGCGAGTGGATCAAGATCTATCAAGGCGAAGTCGCCACCTTCGAGCCGCGTCCGGACCAGAACCAGAAGGGCCTGGTGATCTGCAACCCGCCGTACGGCGAGCGCCTGGGCGATGAAGCCAGCCTGCTTTACCTCTACCAGAACCTTGGCGAACGCCTGCGCCAGGCCTGCTTGAACTGGGAGGCGGCGGTGTTCACTGGTGCGCCGGACCTGGGCAAGCGCATGGGCATTCGCAGTCACAAGCAGTATTCGTTCTGGAACGGCGCCTTGCCGTGCAAATTGCTGCTGATCAAGGTGTTGCCGGACCAGTTCGTCACGGGTGAGCGTCGCACCCCGGAACAACGTCAGGCCGAGCGTGAGCAGGCCGCCTACGATCAGGCCCCGGAAGTCCCGCAAGAGCGCCAGTACAACAAGAACGGTAACCCGATCAAACCGGCCCCGGCGCCAGCCCCCGTCGTGGAGCAGGCGCGGTTGAGCGAAGGCGGGCAGATGTTCGCCAATCGCCTGCAAAAGAACCTCAAGTTGCTGAGTAAGTGGGCCAAGCGTGAAGGGGTGGACTGCTACCGGGTCTACGATGCCGACATGCCGGAATACTCCATGGCCATTGACCTGTACCACGATTGGGTACACGTCCAGGAATACGTCGCGCCAAAATCCATCGACCCGGAAAAGGCTTCGGCCCGGTTGTTCGACGCCCTGGCGGCGATTCCCCAGGCGCTGAACGTGGATAAGAGCCGCGTGGTGATCAAGCGTCGCGAGCGCCAGAGCGGCACCAAGCAGTACGAGCGCCAGAGTGCCCAGGGCAAGTTCACCGAGGTCAACGAAGGTGGCGTGAAGCTGCTGGTCAACCTCACCGACTACCTGGACACCGGGCTGTTTCTCGACCATCGACCGATGCGCCTGCGGATCCAGAAAGAGGCCGCCGGCAAGCGCTTCCTCAACCTGTTCTGCTATACCGCGACCGCCAGCGTCCATGCGGCCAAGGGCGGGGCGCGGAGCACCACCAGCGTCGACCTGTCGAAAACCTACCTGGATTGGGCACGCCGCAACCTGTCGCTCAATGGTTTTTCGGACAAGAACCGTCTGGAGCAGGGCGACGTGATGGCTTGGCTTGAGGCCAGCCGTGACGAGTACGACCTGATCTTCATCGACCCGCCGACCTTCTCCAACTCCAAGCGCATGGAAGGCATCTTTGACGTGCAGCGTGACCATGTCCAATTGCTGGACCTGGCCATGGCGCGCCTGGCGCCTGGCGGCGTGCTGTATTTCTCCAACAACTTCCGCAAGTTCCAGCTCGAGGACAACCTCGGCGAGCGTTATGCGGTGGAAGAGATCACCGCCAAGACCATTGATCCGGATTTTGCCCGCAACGGCAAGATCCACCGCGCCTGGAAGATCATGGCGCGTTGA
- the rmf gene encoding ribosome modulation factor yields the protein MRRLKRDPLERAFLRGYQYGVGGKSRELCPFTLPSVRQAWINGWREGRGDNWDGMTGTAGIHRLNELHAVG from the coding sequence ATGAGAAGACTTAAGCGTGATCCGTTGGAAAGAGCATTTTTACGTGGTTACCAATATGGCGTTGGTGGTAAATCCCGTGAGCTTTGCCCCTTTACTCTACCGTCGGTACGTCAAGCCTGGATCAATGGCTGGCGAGAAGGACGCGGCGACAACTGGGACGGTATGACCGGCACTGCGGGTATCCATAGACTCAACGAACTTCACGCCGTCGGCTGA